The following are encoded in a window of Rhodothermales bacterium genomic DNA:
- the atpD gene encoding F0F1 ATP synthase subunit beta, whose translation MTPGRIVQIIGPVVDVEFPADAVPDILDALTIDRGDAGLLVLEVQQHLGENRVRTIAMDSTDGLTRGAKVNNSGQPISMPIGDEIRGRLFNVVGQAIDGIAQPKVTERRPIHMPPPPFDQLAAATEMLETGIKVVDLLEPYARGGKIGLFGGAGVGKTVLIMELINNIAKAHDGLSVFAGVGERTREGNDLLREMLESRVVDYGDAFNHAMEKGEWDLTKVDLEATKNSSLALVFGQMNEPPGARARVALSGLTIAEYFRDLGGRDVLFFIDNIFRFTQAGSEVSALLGRMPSAVGYQPTLATEMGEMQERITSTRSGSITSVQAVYVPADDLTDPAPATTFAHLDATSVLSRQIASLGIYPAIDPLDSTSRILDPRIIGEDHYNTAQEVKQLLQRYKELQDIIAILGMDELSDDDKLVVGRARRAQRYMSQPFFVAQQFTGFPGKYVKIDDTIRGFKMILKGELDHYPEGAFAYKGAIEEVIAAGEKMLSEG comes from the coding sequence TTGACCCCGGGACGCATCGTCCAGATCATCGGCCCCGTTGTGGACGTCGAATTTCCCGCAGACGCCGTTCCGGATATTCTGGACGCCCTCACGATCGACCGCGGCGACGCCGGCCTGCTTGTGCTCGAAGTGCAGCAGCACCTGGGCGAGAATCGGGTCCGTACGATCGCGATGGACTCGACGGACGGCCTCACCCGGGGCGCGAAGGTGAACAACTCTGGTCAGCCCATCTCGATGCCGATCGGCGACGAGATCCGCGGCCGGCTCTTCAATGTGGTCGGTCAGGCGATCGACGGCATCGCGCAGCCGAAGGTGACGGAGCGCCGGCCCATCCACATGCCGCCTCCGCCATTCGACCAGCTGGCGGCCGCGACGGAGATGCTCGAGACGGGCATCAAAGTGGTGGATCTCCTGGAGCCCTATGCACGCGGCGGCAAGATCGGCCTCTTCGGCGGCGCCGGCGTGGGTAAGACGGTGCTCATCATGGAGCTCATCAACAACATCGCCAAGGCGCACGACGGTCTGTCCGTATTCGCCGGCGTCGGCGAGCGCACGCGCGAGGGCAACGACCTCCTCCGCGAAATGCTCGAGAGCCGCGTGGTGGATTACGGCGATGCCTTCAACCATGCGATGGAGAAGGGTGAGTGGGATCTGACGAAGGTGGATCTCGAGGCCACGAAAAACTCCAGCCTTGCCCTTGTGTTCGGCCAGATGAACGAGCCCCCCGGAGCCCGCGCCCGCGTGGCCCTTTCGGGGCTGACGATCGCCGAGTACTTCCGCGACCTCGGCGGCCGCGACGTGCTCTTCTTCATCGACAACATCTTCCGCTTCACCCAGGCCGGCTCCGAAGTGTCGGCCCTCCTCGGCCGCATGCCGAGCGCCGTGGGCTACCAGCCGACGCTCGCCACGGAGATGGGTGAAATGCAGGAACGTATCACCTCGACGCGGTCCGGCTCGATCACCTCGGTGCAGGCCGTCTACGTGCCAGCGGACGACCTCACGGACCCCGCGCCGGCGACGACCTTCGCCCACCTCGACGCCACGTCGGTGCTATCCCGCCAGATCGCGTCGCTGGGCATCTACCCGGCCATTGACCCGCTGGACTCCACGAGCCGCATCCTGGACCCCCGCATCATCGGCGAGGACCACTACAACACGGCGCAGGAGGTCAAGCAGCTGCTCCAGCGCTACAAGGAACTGCAGGACATCATCGCCATCCTCGGCATGGACGAACTCAGCGACGACGACAAGCTCGTGGTGGGCCGCGCCCGCCGCGCCCAGCGCTACATGTCGCAGCCGTTCTTCGTCGCCCAGCAGTTCACGGGCTTCCCCGGCAAATACGTCAAGATCGACGACACCATCCGCGGGTTCAAGATGATCCTCAAGGGCGAACTCGATCACTACCCCGAAGGGGCCTTCGCCTACAAAGGCGCCATCGAGGAAGTCATCGCCGCCGGCGAGAAGATGCTCAGCGAGGGCTGA